A stretch of Cytophagales bacterium DNA encodes these proteins:
- a CDS encoding glycosyl hydrolase 53 family protein encodes MLGNKWVYLKGYCVLFLLVSLVSCDHEDEPSVNLGQLKMGFTSWSFGPNLQDVDDTYAFIESNANIYAEHIDNNIPWSAWINSQELPAAFTNEINGKVSRKIAGKDFLLSISLLNSNRDELASDFDGTIPAYDDLDNAYINEAYFKHVNYLVEAFEPDYLVIAIEVNEFRLRSPEKWNAYQRLMEEVTDRIKQAYPDLKVSESISLHNLIQSDAPDHEAYVEEMLGYMNQMDFVAISFYPFFRGFNTKREFQSAFDFLHTNVTAPIAFVETAHLAENLSVPNLNVSIDGDENGQRDYLETLIENANALEYEFIIWWAHRDYDALWLTSVKR; translated from the coding sequence ATGCTAGGAAATAAATGGGTTTACTTGAAAGGCTATTGTGTGCTCTTCTTACTGGTTTCTCTGGTCAGTTGTGATCATGAGGATGAACCCTCAGTTAATCTGGGTCAATTAAAGATGGGGTTCACTTCCTGGAGTTTCGGTCCGAATCTGCAAGATGTCGATGATACCTATGCTTTTATTGAAAGTAATGCCAATATCTACGCGGAGCACATTGACAACAACATACCCTGGAGTGCATGGATCAACAGTCAGGAGCTGCCTGCGGCATTCACTAATGAAATCAATGGTAAAGTCTCCCGAAAAATTGCTGGTAAAGATTTTCTTCTCAGCATAAGCTTACTTAACTCCAATAGAGATGAACTAGCTTCGGACTTTGATGGCACCATACCCGCATATGATGATCTTGACAATGCGTATATCAATGAAGCCTATTTCAAGCATGTCAATTATCTGGTCGAAGCATTTGAACCCGATTATCTGGTCATTGCCATTGAAGTGAATGAATTTAGGCTCAGGTCCCCTGAGAAATGGAATGCCTATCAGCGTTTGATGGAGGAGGTGACTGACAGGATTAAGCAGGCATATCCTGATTTAAAAGTCTCAGAATCGATTTCGCTTCATAACCTCATTCAATCAGATGCTCCGGATCACGAGGCATACGTAGAAGAAATGCTGGGCTACATGAATCAAATGGATTTTGTAGCCATTAGTTTCTATCCGTTTTTTAGAGGGTTTAATACGAAAAGGGAATTCCAGTCCGCTTTTGATTTTTTACACACAAATGTTACTGCACCAATTGCTTTTGTTGAAACAGCGCATTTAGCGGAAAATTTGTCTGTCCCTAATTTGAACGTTTCGATTGACGGAGACGAAAATGGTCAGAGGGATTATTTGGAGACTTTGATTGAGAATGCCAACGCGCTGGAATATGAATTTATCATCTGGTGGGCACACCGGGACTATGATGCACTGTGGTTGACTTCCGTGAAGAGGTAA
- a CDS encoding Lrp/AsnC ligand binding domain-containing protein, with amino-acid sequence MSKNYEIDNVDLKILNILMQDAKIPYTEVAKKVFVSGGTVHVRMKKLEEMGVVDGTTLKMDYSKLGYDVTCFMGIYLQKSSLYDKVVLELKEIPEIVKIHYTTGNYNIFLKIHCRDTRHLKDVLHDKIQKIEGIERTETFISLEESLNRHLSF; translated from the coding sequence ATGAGTAAAAATTATGAAATTGACAATGTAGATCTAAAAATCCTGAATATTCTTATGCAGGACGCCAAGATCCCCTACACCGAAGTAGCGAAAAAAGTGTTCGTTTCCGGAGGAACAGTACACGTGAGGATGAAAAAACTAGAGGAAATGGGAGTCGTCGATGGGACGACCCTCAAAATGGATTATTCTAAACTAGGATATGACGTTACCTGCTTTATGGGCATTTACCTCCAGAAAAGCTCCTTATATGATAAGGTGGTCCTGGAATTGAAGGAGATTCCTGAGATTGTTAAAATCCATTACACAACGGGTAATTACAACATCTTTTTAAAGATCCATTGCCGGGATACACGCCACTTGAAGGACGTTCTTCACGATAAAATTCAAAAAATAGAAGGCATTGAAAGAACCGAAACTTTCATCTCTTTAGAAGAAAGCCTGAACAGACATCTAAGTTTTTAA
- the sufB gene encoding Fe-S cluster assembly protein SufB: MSNDDQILEEFTSKEYEHGWSVDFEADEAPLGLNEDIIRFISAKKDEPQWLLDWRLSAYRKWVDMKEPKWPNVHYPEIDFQAIKYYSAPKQDKKPSSLDEVDPELLKTFERLGISLQEQKRLTGVAVDAVIDSVSVATTFKDKLSELGIVFCSFSEAVQEHPELVKKYLGSVVPVSDNYYAALNSAVFSDGSFCYIPKGVRCPMELSTYFRINAANTGQFERTLIVAEDDSYVSYLEGCTAPQRDENQLHAAVVEIYAAKNAEVKYSTVQNWYPGDKHGNGGIYNFVTKRGLCAGDHAKISWTQVETGSAVTWKYPSCILKGDHSVGEFYSVAVTNNYQQADTGTKMIHIGKNTRSRIVSKGISAGKSQNSYRGQVHIMKRAENARNFSQCDSLLMGDQCGAHTFPYIDAENKTAQIEHEATTSKIGEDQIFYCLQRGLDEESAVALIVNGFAKEVMNKLPMEFAVEAQKLLALTLEGSVG, from the coding sequence ATGAGCAATGATGATCAAATATTAGAGGAATTCACCTCAAAAGAATATGAACACGGATGGTCCGTTGATTTTGAAGCCGACGAGGCACCTCTCGGACTCAATGAGGACATCATCAGATTTATCTCAGCCAAAAAAGACGAGCCGCAGTGGTTGCTCGACTGGCGATTGAGTGCCTACCGTAAGTGGGTAGACATGAAAGAGCCGAAATGGCCCAATGTCCATTACCCGGAAATTGATTTCCAGGCAATCAAATATTATTCTGCCCCGAAGCAGGACAAGAAACCCAGCAGCCTTGATGAGGTTGATCCGGAATTGCTCAAAACCTTTGAGCGTCTTGGCATTTCATTGCAAGAGCAAAAACGGCTGACGGGAGTTGCTGTAGACGCTGTGATTGATTCGGTATCTGTCGCCACCACCTTCAAAGACAAGTTGTCGGAGCTGGGCATTGTTTTTTGCTCATTTAGTGAAGCCGTTCAGGAACACCCCGAATTGGTGAAAAAATATTTGGGATCTGTCGTTCCTGTTAGTGACAATTACTATGCAGCACTAAATTCAGCTGTCTTTTCAGATGGTTCGTTCTGCTACATCCCTAAGGGCGTAAGATGCCCAATGGAGCTTTCCACCTATTTCCGGATCAATGCAGCCAATACAGGCCAATTTGAGCGCACATTGATCGTTGCCGAAGATGATTCTTATGTGAGCTACCTGGAAGGTTGTACCGCTCCTCAAAGAGATGAAAATCAGCTCCACGCAGCAGTCGTAGAGATCTATGCTGCAAAAAACGCGGAAGTAAAATATTCAACGGTACAAAACTGGTACCCTGGAGACAAGCACGGCAACGGAGGTATTTACAACTTCGTAACTAAACGAGGCCTGTGTGCGGGTGATCATGCCAAAATCTCCTGGACCCAGGTAGAAACAGGTTCTGCGGTGACCTGGAAATATCCTTCTTGCATATTGAAAGGTGATCATTCTGTCGGAGAATTCTATTCTGTTGCGGTGACCAATAATTACCAACAGGCGGACACAGGCACCAAAATGATCCATATCGGGAAAAACACCCGATCCAGAATTGTCTCTAAAGGTATTTCAGCAGGAAAATCGCAGAACAGTTACCGTGGCCAGGTGCACATCATGAAGCGGGCCGAAAATGCACGAAACTTCTCACAATGCGACTCTTTGTTAATGGGGGACCAATGTGGTGCGCATACATTCCCTTATATCGACGCAGAAAACAAAACTGCACAAATCGAGCATGAGGCGACTACCTCCAAAATCGGAGAGGATCAAATATTCTACTGTTTACAACGAGGCCTGGACGAAGAATCTGCCGTTGCGCTGATCGTCAATGGTTTTGCCAAAGAGGTGATGAACAAACTTCCGATGGAGTTTGCGGTAGAAGCACAAAAATTACTAGCGCTGACGCTTGAAGGAAGTGTTGGGTAA
- the sufC gene encoding Fe-S cluster assembly ATPase SufC — MLKISNLHASIEDKDILRGINLEVKAGEVHAIMGPNGSGKSTLASVLAGREDYEVTEGSIEYFGNDIIELAPEERAREGIFLAFQYPVEIPGVSTTNFLKTAINQVREHRGEKALDAVSFLKLMKEKMKLVEISQSLLSRSLNEGFSGGEKKRNEIFQMAMLEPKLAVLDETDSGLDIDALRIVANGVNSLKSEENATIVVTHYQRLLDYIVPDFVHVLYKGRIVKSGDKSLALELEEKGYDWIKEEVEGQLV; from the coding sequence ATGTTAAAGATCTCAAATCTTCACGCTTCGATCGAAGACAAAGACATTCTTCGAGGCATCAACCTGGAAGTAAAAGCGGGTGAAGTCCATGCCATCATGGGCCCCAATGGTTCAGGAAAAAGTACCCTGGCTTCTGTACTGGCCGGCCGGGAGGACTATGAAGTGACCGAAGGAAGTATCGAATATTTCGGAAACGATATTATTGAGCTTGCTCCAGAAGAAAGAGCTCGCGAAGGCATATTCCTTGCCTTTCAGTATCCGGTAGAAATTCCAGGTGTAAGCACCACTAACTTCTTAAAAACTGCCATCAATCAGGTACGTGAGCATCGTGGCGAGAAAGCGCTGGATGCAGTTTCCTTTCTTAAATTGATGAAAGAGAAAATGAAGTTGGTTGAGATCTCTCAATCACTGTTGAGCAGATCATTGAATGAAGGATTCTCCGGCGGAGAAAAGAAAAGAAATGAGATCTTCCAGATGGCCATGTTGGAGCCAAAACTGGCGGTACTGGATGAAACTGACTCGGGATTGGACATTGATGCCTTGCGGATTGTTGCCAATGGTGTCAACTCTCTGAAGTCTGAGGAGAATGCCACCATTGTAGTCACTCACTATCAGCGTTTGTTGGACTACATCGTACCAGATTTTGTACACGTTTTGTACAAAGGAAGAATCGTAAAGTCTGGTGACAAATCCCTTGCTCTCGAATTGGAAGAGAAAGGATACGACTGGATCAAAGAAGAAGTAGAAGGTCAACTCGTTTAA
- the sufD gene encoding Fe-S cluster assembly protein SufD, which produces MDNSLTAISALEAGFDTLIISKKDGAVKDVRTQSFETFKSLGFPGKKTEAYKYSPVDKFIEKNIDYLQVNDAFGLSKEEVQQHFYDLPGTHLVFANGTFSSELSLIKSEDVTINTIDEDNPSEMLETLTGEHDAFAALNAAFFSTGLQILANNKKIRPQVFIYYVFDLRNGQICSFPRLNIEVAELCEIDLVEKLVFVGEGTLFHNVTTEIKIGKNATLNLTKNQVYADNHIVVDGIYAHQRRDSKIYFNTFSFSGAMVRNNLNIAQNDEHCESYMNGLYLLDGNSHVDNNTAIDHKQPHSYSNELYKGVVDDKSRGVFNGKIYVRPGAQQTNAFQANNNISLSDAAIVNTKPQLEIWADDVKCSHGCTIGQLDEEAIFYLRARGLSEISAKAMMLVAFAEDTLNHVPVEQVKEEVATIIENRLGQ; this is translated from the coding sequence ATGGATAATTCTTTGACAGCCATCTCCGCTTTGGAAGCAGGTTTTGACACGCTCATCATTTCAAAAAAAGACGGTGCGGTAAAAGATGTCAGGACCCAATCCTTTGAGACGTTTAAATCTTTGGGATTTCCTGGTAAGAAAACCGAAGCATATAAGTATTCTCCTGTTGATAAATTCATCGAGAAGAACATCGATTATCTCCAGGTCAATGACGCCTTTGGTTTGAGCAAGGAAGAAGTACAACAACACTTCTACGACCTGCCGGGTACACATCTGGTATTTGCCAATGGTACCTTCAGCAGCGAGCTTTCATTGATCAAAAGTGAGGATGTTACAATCAACACGATCGACGAAGACAATCCTTCTGAGATGCTGGAGACCCTTACCGGGGAACATGATGCCTTTGCTGCGCTGAATGCTGCTTTTTTTTCGACAGGGCTTCAGATCCTGGCAAACAACAAGAAAATAAGACCACAAGTTTTCATCTACTATGTATTTGATCTGAGGAATGGACAAATCTGTTCTTTCCCTCGTCTGAATATCGAAGTGGCTGAATTGTGCGAAATTGATCTGGTGGAGAAACTCGTATTCGTAGGTGAAGGAACCCTCTTTCACAACGTGACCACTGAGATCAAAATCGGTAAGAACGCAACTTTGAATCTGACCAAAAATCAGGTTTATGCCGATAATCACATCGTTGTAGACGGGATCTATGCCCATCAGCGACGTGACAGCAAAATCTATTTCAATACCTTCTCTTTTTCAGGCGCGATGGTTCGCAACAACTTGAACATTGCTCAAAATGACGAGCACTGTGAGAGTTATATGAATGGATTGTACTTATTGGATGGAAATTCGCACGTAGACAATAACACGGCCATTGACCATAAGCAACCTCACTCCTACAGCAATGAGTTGTACAAAGGAGTAGTTGATGATAAATCGAGAGGTGTATTCAACGGTAAGATTTACGTACGACCTGGTGCACAGCAAACCAATGCTTTCCAGGCCAACAATAATATCAGTCTTTCCGATGCCGCCATTGTCAATACCAAGCCTCAATTAGAGATCTGGGCAGATGACGTGAAGTGCTCACACGGCTGTACTATTGGCCAACTGGACGAAGAGGCTATCTTCTATCTGAGAGCTCGAGGTTTGAGTGAAATCTCCGCGAAGGCCATGATGTTGGTCGCATTCGCTGAAGACACACTTAATCATGTT